A region from the Anoplolepis gracilipes chromosome 2, ASM4749672v1, whole genome shotgun sequence genome encodes:
- the LOC140673991 gene encoding uncharacterized protein isoform X2: protein MQTKNVNLPTCDYEKRQLDYPTGNEEGPYKPVPPPKPVSNNQKNHQDSQQDEQREQTVVDRSSLRTTSGPERASVAENGQVRSAAGQPFAPEYRMPPLYGEEQSSGQAQQAASLQTHSSKFPIERELVLSSGDKNSKIPILHEYKQRTAGRVAIAPDAPIKQQAWVQEGTQMQEVRQDSQTRNYQSQDTYSSTSGAVPRTTKIDEEKTKSLSRTYHTIKDMISSRFGPSRKDIEPEPEASLNNVTEELRKSSRSIDDDEARKKEGIYGKPRAQEPSVNVQQYSKNTYGQYGHAYVYQSNQQNIPLPGQLQPTTTIQPNLPGQSAQLHVTHHTPPGGVQTVHQTQVSAFGQTATGAQQVQNVTREYVVQAPGGMTGQQMHQGVHQSPAQGQGQGTQKPHGLSVQQHQVGNAMPPTNQSFQSPQQLLHQNQNHHQSPRFAQQHAQNLHQRQLIQQLHQQQMAGQPNSQAAGARNVQQSYFANSVSYQQYQQARQAMSRSQIDLPSTSRQAQELRVSGQEVYYHYAQGRPRYGVPQVYMKTESTQETEFQRRNSAKGIEKAASQPQLCYEDERNAETAKNPTENMKNLIVDPLDKERYEITVEDRNQSETSGRNGLQRNEEYRPETSFGIRRDETRASKKEQEQGSSGQEGGQNTVDGNSVQKRIEELQKRVEQESHFNSKPANDVDGLRIGLATKMIGEASKRLEGGQYSGKETVVKSDTRKDDLEQGIGRLKIQNQGSGSDYDKAGQSSSNVDSGRGSAIYSSGRRPPPDDQTLAQVQDSEWVDIVESELRSILEPRDVPAMAHSTLSESVSSVTPPLPPLSPHDSPRTPRNRYSTSLPYGSKPNYSDYSKAMEKRGFSSSTKHRGASTSKKEAAKKFSHLFGVEAADLTSTTTGLDLDSMLDRSDSDLSTTDARTIRKQLEGLENMYSEVLKLLGGSVKKRRKARGLTSYGSVSSLPTSSVSSRPVTRHHDKRRSHVIDDRMKKAKDIKSINKRFQRLESHVVTLARSVAHLSSEMRTQHLMIQEMESIKCEIATLRTQTSMAMVRSQSQPLIKDSELPALSNPSRVKKLTKFFGAEPPLIRLFLRELGYEKYATAFEKERVGMVELPYLSEERLQKMGVPLGPRLRILQEARISVCKDPIYVV, encoded by the exons ATGAAGAGGGACCTTACAAGCCAGTGCCACCACCGAAGCCGGTGTCGAACAATCAGAAGAATCATCAGGACAGTCAGCAGGACGAGCAACGGGAACAGACGGTAGTCGACCGTTCGTCGTTGCGAACAACTTCCGGTCCGGAAAGGGCCAGCGTCGCGGAGAACGGGCAAGTTCGAAGCGCGGCCGGGCAGCCCTTCGCACCGGAATACAGAATGCCACCTTTGTATGGGGAGGAGCAGAGTTCGGGTCAGGCTCAACAGGCGGCTAGTTTGCAGACTCATAGCAGCAAGTTTCCG ATAGAACGCGAGTTGGTCCTGTCATCAGGAGATAAGAATTCCAAGATTCCTATTCTTCACGAATACAAACAGAGAACCGCTGGAAGAGTCGCCATCGCGCCGGATGCACCGATTAAGCAACAAGCCTGGGTTCAAGAG ggaACTCAAATGCAGGAAGTGAGACAGGACAGTCAAACGAGGAACTATCAATCACAGGACACCTACTC ATCGACATCCGGAGCGGTACCGAGAACTACGAAGATTGACGAGGAGAAGACAAAATCGCTATCCAGGACTTATCACACTATTAAGGACATGATCTCGAGCCGTTTCGGACCGAGTCGTAAGGACATCGAGCCGGAACCGGAAGCAAGTTTGAACAACGTTACGGAGGAGCTGCGAAAGTCGAGCAGGAGCATCGACGATGATGAGGCTAGGAAGAAGGAGGGAATCTACGGGAAGCCTCGTGCGCAGGAACCGTCGGTTAACGTgcagcaatattctaaaaatacttACG GTCAGTACGGTCACGCGTACGTCTATCAAAGCAATCAGCAAAACATACCTTTGCCAGGCCAACTACAACCGACTACGACCATTCAACCAAATTTACCTGGTCAGAGCGCTCAGCTACACGTAACTCACCACACTCCACCAGGAGGAGTTCAAACGGTTCATCAAACCCAAGTTTCTGCTTTCGGTCAAACCGCGACAGGTGCGCAGCAGGTGCAGAATGTTACGAGAGAATACGTGGTTCAGGCACCGGGCGGTATGACCGGCCAACAAATGCATCAGGGAGTTCATCAGAGTCCCGCGCAAGGACAG GGGCAAGGCACGCAAAAACCACACGGTCTATCCGTACAACAGCATCAAGTAGGAAACGCGATGCCACCGACTAACCAAAGCTTCCAAAGTCCTCAGCAGCTGCTCCATCAAAACCAAAATCATCATCAGAGTCCGCGGTTCGCGCAGCAGCACGCTCAAAACTTGCATCAGCGTCAGCTGATCCAGCAGTTGCATCAGCAACAAATGGCTGGACAGCCGAATTCGCAAGCAGCGGGCGCGCGAAATGTGCAGCAGTCATACTTTGCTAATAGCGTCTCTTATCAACAATACCAGCAGGCCAGGCAGGCCATGTCGAGATCGCAAATCGATCTTCCCAGCACATCCAGACAAGCGCAAGAACTTCGTGTGTCGGGTCAGGAAGTGTACTACCATTACGCTCAGGGTAGGCCTCGATACGGCGTTCCTCAGGTCTACATGAAGACCGAGAGCACGCAGGAGACAGAATTCCAGAGGCGAAACTCTGCCAAGGGTATCGAGAAGGCGGCTTCGCAACCACAGCTCTGCTATGAGGACGAGCGAAACGCTGAAACCGCGAAGAATCCCACGGAGAATATGAAGAATCTCATAGTAGACCCGTTAGACAAGGAGAG gtaTGAGATTACAGTGGAGGATCGAAATCAGAGTGAAACGTCTGGAAGAAATGGATTACAAAGAAACGAAGAGTATCGTCCGGAGACTAGCTTTGGTATACGACGAGATGAGACCCGGGCTTCGAAAAAAGAACAAGAGCAAGGATCGTCGGGTCAAGAGGGAGGTCAAAATACAGTGGATGGCAATTCTGTGCAAAAGAGGATCGAGGAGTTGCAAAAGAGAGTGGAGCAAGAGAgtcattttaattctaaaccTGCTAATGACGTAGATGGCTTGAGGATCGGCCTAGCCACAAAAATGATCGGCGAAGCGTCAAAGAGGCTCGAGGGCGGGCAATACTCTGGAAAAGAGACCGTAGTGAAATCAGATACTAGGAAAGATGACCTGGAGCAAGGTATTGGCCGGTTGAAGATTCAGAATCAAGGTTCGGGCTCGGATTACGATAAAGCCGGTCAGAGTTCCTCGAATGTCGATTCCGGAAGAGGTTCCGCAATTTATTCAAGTGGAAGACGCCCGCCGCCCGACGATCAGACTCTAGCACAAG TACAAGACTCCGAATGGGTCGACATAGTGGAGTCTGAGTTGAGGAGTATTTTGGAGCCCAGGGACGTTCCAGCGATGGCGCATTCTACCTTGTCCGAAAGTGTATCTTCAGTGACACCACCTCTACCGCCGTTGTCACCTCATGACAGCCCACGTACGCCGAGAAATCGATACTCAACGAG TTTACCGTATGGATCGAAACCAAATTACAGTGATTATAGCAAAGCTATGGAGAAGAGAGGTTTTTCGAGCAGCACAAAACATCGTGGCGCCTCGACATCCAAGAAGGAAGCTGCGAAAAAGTTTTCTCATC TTTTTGGAGTAGAAGCCGCTGATTTGACATCCACCACAACGGGACTTGATTTGGATTCCATGTTGGACAGAAGTGATTCTGATCTCAGTACCACCGATGCAAGAACGATTAGAAAGCAATTAGAAGGATTAGAAAATATGTACAGCGAA GTACTTAAATTACTCGGCGGAAGCGTGAAAAAGAGACGAAAAGCGAGAGGCCTTACTAGTTATGGTTCCGTTTCATCGTTGCCAACATCGTCCGTATCATCCCGACCTGTCACGAGGCATCACGACAAACGTAGATCCCACGTGATAGATGATAGGATGAAGAAAGCCAAAGACATCAAG AGCATCAACAAGCGTTTCCAGCGATTGGAATCGCATGTGGTGACATTGGCAAGATCTGTGGCACATTTAAGTTCAGAGATGAGGACTCAGCATTTGATGATACAG GAAATGGAGAGCATAAAGTGCGAGATTGCGACTCTCAGAACGCAAACGAGCATGGCGATGGTCAGGTCACAATCGCAACCCCTGATCAAGGATTCGGAACTACCAGCGCTTTCCAATCCGTCGAGAGTGAAGAAGCTGACCAAGTTCTTCGGGGCGGAGCCTCCTCTTATCAGATTGTTTCTGAGGGAACTTGGGTATGAG aaataCGCGACTGCtttcgagaaagaaagagtcgGAATGGTGGAGCTACCTTATCTGAGCGAAGAGAGATTACAGAAGATGGGAGTTCCGCTGGGTCCAAGGTTGAGGATCCTTCAAGAAGCGAGAATTTCGGTGTGCAAAGATCCGATTTACGTAGTATGA
- the LOC140673991 gene encoding uncharacterized protein isoform X5, which produces MPPLYGEEQSSGQAQQAASLQTHSSKFPIERELVLSSGDKNSKIPILHEYKQRTAGRVAIAPDAPIKQQAWVQEGTQMQEVRQDSQTRNYQSQDTYSSTSGAVPRTTKIDEEKTKSLSRTYHTIKDMISSRFGPSRKDIEPEPEASLNNVTEELRKSSRSIDDDEARKKEGIYGKPRAQEPSVNVQQYSKNTYGQYGHAYVYQSNQQNIPLPGQLQPTTTIQPNLPGQSAQLHVTHHTPPGGVQTVHQTQVSAFGQTATGAQQVQNVTREYVVQAPGGMTGQQMHQGVHQSPAQGQGQGTQKPHGLSVQQHQVGNAMPPTNQSFQSPQQLLHQNQNHHQSPRFAQQHAQNLHQRQLIQQLHQQQMAGQPNSQAAGARNVQQSYFANSVSYQQYQQARQAMSRSQIDLPSTSRQAQELRVSGQEVYYHYAQGRPRYGVPQVYMKTESTQETEFQRRNSAKGIEKAASQPQLCYEDERNAETAKNPTENMKNLIVDPLDKERYEITVEDRNQSETSGRNGLQRNEEYRPETSFGIRRDETRASKKEQEQGSSGQEGGQNTVDGNSVQKRIEELQKRVEQESHFNSKPANDVDGLRIGLATKMIGEASKRLEGGQYSGKETVVKSDTRKDDLEQGIGRLKIQNQGSGSDYDKAGQSSSNVDSGRGSAIYSSGRRPPPDDQTLAQVQDSEWVDIVESELRSILEPRDVPAMAHSTLSESVSSVTPPLPPLSPHDSPRTPRNRYSTSLPYGSKPNYSDYSKAMEKRGFSSSTKHRGASTSKKEAAKKFSHLFGVEAADLTSTTTGLDLDSMLDRSDSDLSTTDARTIRKQLEGLENMYSEVLKLLGGSVKKRRKARGLTSYGSVSSLPTSSVSSRPVTRHHDKRRSHVIDDRMKKAKDIKSINKRFQRLESHVVTLARSVAHLSSEMRTQHLMIQEMESIKCEIATLRTQTSMAMVRSQSQPLIKDSELPALSNPSRVKKLTKFFGAEPPLIRLFLRELGYEKYATAFEKERVGMVELPYLSEERLQKMGVPLGPRLRILQEARISVCKDPIYVV; this is translated from the exons ATGCCACCTTTGTATGGGGAGGAGCAGAGTTCGGGTCAGGCTCAACAGGCGGCTAGTTTGCAGACTCATAGCAGCAAGTTTCCG ATAGAACGCGAGTTGGTCCTGTCATCAGGAGATAAGAATTCCAAGATTCCTATTCTTCACGAATACAAACAGAGAACCGCTGGAAGAGTCGCCATCGCGCCGGATGCACCGATTAAGCAACAAGCCTGGGTTCAAGAG ggaACTCAAATGCAGGAAGTGAGACAGGACAGTCAAACGAGGAACTATCAATCACAGGACACCTACTC ATCGACATCCGGAGCGGTACCGAGAACTACGAAGATTGACGAGGAGAAGACAAAATCGCTATCCAGGACTTATCACACTATTAAGGACATGATCTCGAGCCGTTTCGGACCGAGTCGTAAGGACATCGAGCCGGAACCGGAAGCAAGTTTGAACAACGTTACGGAGGAGCTGCGAAAGTCGAGCAGGAGCATCGACGATGATGAGGCTAGGAAGAAGGAGGGAATCTACGGGAAGCCTCGTGCGCAGGAACCGTCGGTTAACGTgcagcaatattctaaaaatacttACG GTCAGTACGGTCACGCGTACGTCTATCAAAGCAATCAGCAAAACATACCTTTGCCAGGCCAACTACAACCGACTACGACCATTCAACCAAATTTACCTGGTCAGAGCGCTCAGCTACACGTAACTCACCACACTCCACCAGGAGGAGTTCAAACGGTTCATCAAACCCAAGTTTCTGCTTTCGGTCAAACCGCGACAGGTGCGCAGCAGGTGCAGAATGTTACGAGAGAATACGTGGTTCAGGCACCGGGCGGTATGACCGGCCAACAAATGCATCAGGGAGTTCATCAGAGTCCCGCGCAAGGACAG GGGCAAGGCACGCAAAAACCACACGGTCTATCCGTACAACAGCATCAAGTAGGAAACGCGATGCCACCGACTAACCAAAGCTTCCAAAGTCCTCAGCAGCTGCTCCATCAAAACCAAAATCATCATCAGAGTCCGCGGTTCGCGCAGCAGCACGCTCAAAACTTGCATCAGCGTCAGCTGATCCAGCAGTTGCATCAGCAACAAATGGCTGGACAGCCGAATTCGCAAGCAGCGGGCGCGCGAAATGTGCAGCAGTCATACTTTGCTAATAGCGTCTCTTATCAACAATACCAGCAGGCCAGGCAGGCCATGTCGAGATCGCAAATCGATCTTCCCAGCACATCCAGACAAGCGCAAGAACTTCGTGTGTCGGGTCAGGAAGTGTACTACCATTACGCTCAGGGTAGGCCTCGATACGGCGTTCCTCAGGTCTACATGAAGACCGAGAGCACGCAGGAGACAGAATTCCAGAGGCGAAACTCTGCCAAGGGTATCGAGAAGGCGGCTTCGCAACCACAGCTCTGCTATGAGGACGAGCGAAACGCTGAAACCGCGAAGAATCCCACGGAGAATATGAAGAATCTCATAGTAGACCCGTTAGACAAGGAGAG gtaTGAGATTACAGTGGAGGATCGAAATCAGAGTGAAACGTCTGGAAGAAATGGATTACAAAGAAACGAAGAGTATCGTCCGGAGACTAGCTTTGGTATACGACGAGATGAGACCCGGGCTTCGAAAAAAGAACAAGAGCAAGGATCGTCGGGTCAAGAGGGAGGTCAAAATACAGTGGATGGCAATTCTGTGCAAAAGAGGATCGAGGAGTTGCAAAAGAGAGTGGAGCAAGAGAgtcattttaattctaaaccTGCTAATGACGTAGATGGCTTGAGGATCGGCCTAGCCACAAAAATGATCGGCGAAGCGTCAAAGAGGCTCGAGGGCGGGCAATACTCTGGAAAAGAGACCGTAGTGAAATCAGATACTAGGAAAGATGACCTGGAGCAAGGTATTGGCCGGTTGAAGATTCAGAATCAAGGTTCGGGCTCGGATTACGATAAAGCCGGTCAGAGTTCCTCGAATGTCGATTCCGGAAGAGGTTCCGCAATTTATTCAAGTGGAAGACGCCCGCCGCCCGACGATCAGACTCTAGCACAAG TACAAGACTCCGAATGGGTCGACATAGTGGAGTCTGAGTTGAGGAGTATTTTGGAGCCCAGGGACGTTCCAGCGATGGCGCATTCTACCTTGTCCGAAAGTGTATCTTCAGTGACACCACCTCTACCGCCGTTGTCACCTCATGACAGCCCACGTACGCCGAGAAATCGATACTCAACGAG TTTACCGTATGGATCGAAACCAAATTACAGTGATTATAGCAAAGCTATGGAGAAGAGAGGTTTTTCGAGCAGCACAAAACATCGTGGCGCCTCGACATCCAAGAAGGAAGCTGCGAAAAAGTTTTCTCATC TTTTTGGAGTAGAAGCCGCTGATTTGACATCCACCACAACGGGACTTGATTTGGATTCCATGTTGGACAGAAGTGATTCTGATCTCAGTACCACCGATGCAAGAACGATTAGAAAGCAATTAGAAGGATTAGAAAATATGTACAGCGAA GTACTTAAATTACTCGGCGGAAGCGTGAAAAAGAGACGAAAAGCGAGAGGCCTTACTAGTTATGGTTCCGTTTCATCGTTGCCAACATCGTCCGTATCATCCCGACCTGTCACGAGGCATCACGACAAACGTAGATCCCACGTGATAGATGATAGGATGAAGAAAGCCAAAGACATCAAG AGCATCAACAAGCGTTTCCAGCGATTGGAATCGCATGTGGTGACATTGGCAAGATCTGTGGCACATTTAAGTTCAGAGATGAGGACTCAGCATTTGATGATACAG GAAATGGAGAGCATAAAGTGCGAGATTGCGACTCTCAGAACGCAAACGAGCATGGCGATGGTCAGGTCACAATCGCAACCCCTGATCAAGGATTCGGAACTACCAGCGCTTTCCAATCCGTCGAGAGTGAAGAAGCTGACCAAGTTCTTCGGGGCGGAGCCTCCTCTTATCAGATTGTTTCTGAGGGAACTTGGGTATGAG aaataCGCGACTGCtttcgagaaagaaagagtcgGAATGGTGGAGCTACCTTATCTGAGCGAAGAGAGATTACAGAAGATGGGAGTTCCGCTGGGTCCAAGGTTGAGGATCCTTCAAGAAGCGAGAATTTCGGTGTGCAAAGATCCGATTTACGTAGTATGA
- the LOC140673991 gene encoding uncharacterized protein isoform X3, which translates to MVSQHAMATTVRKVKQENRLRRQNQSQDEEGPYKPVPPPKPVSNNQKNHQDSQQDEQREQTVVDRSSLRTTSGPERASVAENGQVRSAAGQPFAPEYRMPPLYGEEQSSGQAQQAASLQTHSSKFPIERELVLSSGDKNSKIPILHEYKQRTAGRVAIAPDAPIKQQAWVQEGTQMQEVRQDSQTRNYQSQDTYSSTSGAVPRTTKIDEEKTKSLSRTYHTIKDMISSRFGPSRKDIEPEPEASLNNVTEELRKSSRSIDDDEARKKEGIYGKPRAQEPSVNVQQYSKNTYGQYGHAYVYQSNQQNIPLPGQLQPTTTIQPNLPGQSAQLHVTHHTPPGGVQTVHQTQVSAFGQTATGAQQVQNVTREYVVQAPGGMTGQQMHQGVHQSPAQGQGQGTQKPHGLSVQQHQVGNAMPPTNQSFQSPQQLLHQNQNHHQSPRFAQQHAQNLHQRQLIQQLHQQQMAGQPNSQAAGARNVQQSYFANSVSYQQYQQARQAMSRSQIDLPSTSRQAQELRVSGQEVYYHYAQGRPRYGVPQVYMKTESTQETEFQRRNSAKGIEKAASQPQLCYEDERNAETAKNPTENMKNLIVDPLDKERYEITVEDRNQSETSGRNGLQRNEEYRPETSFGIRRDETRASKKEQEQGSSGQEGGQNTVDGNSVQKRIEELQKRVEQESHFNSKPANDVDGLRIGLATKMIGEASKRLEGGQYSGKETVVKSDTRKDDLEQGIGRLKIQNQGSGSDYDKAGQSSSNVDSGRGSAIYSSGRRPPPDDQTLAQVQDSEWVDIVESELRSILEPRDVPAMAHSTLSESVSSVTPPLPPLSPHDSPRTPRNRYSTSDYSKAMEKRGFSSSTKHRGASTSKKEAAKKFSHLFGVEAADLTSTTTGLDLDSMLDRSDSDLSTTDARTIRKQLEGLENMYSEVLKLLGGSVKKRRKARGLTSYGSVSSLPTSSVSSRPVTRHHDKRRSHVIDDRMKKAKDIKSINKRFQRLESHVVTLARSVAHLSSEMRTQHLMIQEMESIKCEIATLRTQTSMAMVRSQSQPLIKDSELPALSNPSRVKKLTKFFGAEPPLIRLFLRELGYEKYATAFEKERVGMVELPYLSEERLQKMGVPLGPRLRILQEARISVCKDPIYVV; encoded by the exons ATGAAGAGGGACCTTACAAGCCAGTGCCACCACCGAAGCCGGTGTCGAACAATCAGAAGAATCATCAGGACAGTCAGCAGGACGAGCAACGGGAACAGACGGTAGTCGACCGTTCGTCGTTGCGAACAACTTCCGGTCCGGAAAGGGCCAGCGTCGCGGAGAACGGGCAAGTTCGAAGCGCGGCCGGGCAGCCCTTCGCACCGGAATACAGAATGCCACCTTTGTATGGGGAGGAGCAGAGTTCGGGTCAGGCTCAACAGGCGGCTAGTTTGCAGACTCATAGCAGCAAGTTTCCG ATAGAACGCGAGTTGGTCCTGTCATCAGGAGATAAGAATTCCAAGATTCCTATTCTTCACGAATACAAACAGAGAACCGCTGGAAGAGTCGCCATCGCGCCGGATGCACCGATTAAGCAACAAGCCTGGGTTCAAGAG ggaACTCAAATGCAGGAAGTGAGACAGGACAGTCAAACGAGGAACTATCAATCACAGGACACCTACTC ATCGACATCCGGAGCGGTACCGAGAACTACGAAGATTGACGAGGAGAAGACAAAATCGCTATCCAGGACTTATCACACTATTAAGGACATGATCTCGAGCCGTTTCGGACCGAGTCGTAAGGACATCGAGCCGGAACCGGAAGCAAGTTTGAACAACGTTACGGAGGAGCTGCGAAAGTCGAGCAGGAGCATCGACGATGATGAGGCTAGGAAGAAGGAGGGAATCTACGGGAAGCCTCGTGCGCAGGAACCGTCGGTTAACGTgcagcaatattctaaaaatacttACG GTCAGTACGGTCACGCGTACGTCTATCAAAGCAATCAGCAAAACATACCTTTGCCAGGCCAACTACAACCGACTACGACCATTCAACCAAATTTACCTGGTCAGAGCGCTCAGCTACACGTAACTCACCACACTCCACCAGGAGGAGTTCAAACGGTTCATCAAACCCAAGTTTCTGCTTTCGGTCAAACCGCGACAGGTGCGCAGCAGGTGCAGAATGTTACGAGAGAATACGTGGTTCAGGCACCGGGCGGTATGACCGGCCAACAAATGCATCAGGGAGTTCATCAGAGTCCCGCGCAAGGACAG GGGCAAGGCACGCAAAAACCACACGGTCTATCCGTACAACAGCATCAAGTAGGAAACGCGATGCCACCGACTAACCAAAGCTTCCAAAGTCCTCAGCAGCTGCTCCATCAAAACCAAAATCATCATCAGAGTCCGCGGTTCGCGCAGCAGCACGCTCAAAACTTGCATCAGCGTCAGCTGATCCAGCAGTTGCATCAGCAACAAATGGCTGGACAGCCGAATTCGCAAGCAGCGGGCGCGCGAAATGTGCAGCAGTCATACTTTGCTAATAGCGTCTCTTATCAACAATACCAGCAGGCCAGGCAGGCCATGTCGAGATCGCAAATCGATCTTCCCAGCACATCCAGACAAGCGCAAGAACTTCGTGTGTCGGGTCAGGAAGTGTACTACCATTACGCTCAGGGTAGGCCTCGATACGGCGTTCCTCAGGTCTACATGAAGACCGAGAGCACGCAGGAGACAGAATTCCAGAGGCGAAACTCTGCCAAGGGTATCGAGAAGGCGGCTTCGCAACCACAGCTCTGCTATGAGGACGAGCGAAACGCTGAAACCGCGAAGAATCCCACGGAGAATATGAAGAATCTCATAGTAGACCCGTTAGACAAGGAGAG gtaTGAGATTACAGTGGAGGATCGAAATCAGAGTGAAACGTCTGGAAGAAATGGATTACAAAGAAACGAAGAGTATCGTCCGGAGACTAGCTTTGGTATACGACGAGATGAGACCCGGGCTTCGAAAAAAGAACAAGAGCAAGGATCGTCGGGTCAAGAGGGAGGTCAAAATACAGTGGATGGCAATTCTGTGCAAAAGAGGATCGAGGAGTTGCAAAAGAGAGTGGAGCAAGAGAgtcattttaattctaaaccTGCTAATGACGTAGATGGCTTGAGGATCGGCCTAGCCACAAAAATGATCGGCGAAGCGTCAAAGAGGCTCGAGGGCGGGCAATACTCTGGAAAAGAGACCGTAGTGAAATCAGATACTAGGAAAGATGACCTGGAGCAAGGTATTGGCCGGTTGAAGATTCAGAATCAAGGTTCGGGCTCGGATTACGATAAAGCCGGTCAGAGTTCCTCGAATGTCGATTCCGGAAGAGGTTCCGCAATTTATTCAAGTGGAAGACGCCCGCCGCCCGACGATCAGACTCTAGCACAAG TACAAGACTCCGAATGGGTCGACATAGTGGAGTCTGAGTTGAGGAGTATTTTGGAGCCCAGGGACGTTCCAGCGATGGCGCATTCTACCTTGTCCGAAAGTGTATCTTCAGTGACACCACCTCTACCGCCGTTGTCACCTCATGACAGCCCACGTACGCCGAGAAATCGATACTCAACGAG TGATTATAGCAAAGCTATGGAGAAGAGAGGTTTTTCGAGCAGCACAAAACATCGTGGCGCCTCGACATCCAAGAAGGAAGCTGCGAAAAAGTTTTCTCATC TTTTTGGAGTAGAAGCCGCTGATTTGACATCCACCACAACGGGACTTGATTTGGATTCCATGTTGGACAGAAGTGATTCTGATCTCAGTACCACCGATGCAAGAACGATTAGAAAGCAATTAGAAGGATTAGAAAATATGTACAGCGAA GTACTTAAATTACTCGGCGGAAGCGTGAAAAAGAGACGAAAAGCGAGAGGCCTTACTAGTTATGGTTCCGTTTCATCGTTGCCAACATCGTCCGTATCATCCCGACCTGTCACGAGGCATCACGACAAACGTAGATCCCACGTGATAGATGATAGGATGAAGAAAGCCAAAGACATCAAG AGCATCAACAAGCGTTTCCAGCGATTGGAATCGCATGTGGTGACATTGGCAAGATCTGTGGCACATTTAAGTTCAGAGATGAGGACTCAGCATTTGATGATACAG GAAATGGAGAGCATAAAGTGCGAGATTGCGACTCTCAGAACGCAAACGAGCATGGCGATGGTCAGGTCACAATCGCAACCCCTGATCAAGGATTCGGAACTACCAGCGCTTTCCAATCCGTCGAGAGTGAAGAAGCTGACCAAGTTCTTCGGGGCGGAGCCTCCTCTTATCAGATTGTTTCTGAGGGAACTTGGGTATGAG aaataCGCGACTGCtttcgagaaagaaagagtcgGAATGGTGGAGCTACCTTATCTGAGCGAAGAGAGATTACAGAAGATGGGAGTTCCGCTGGGTCCAAGGTTGAGGATCCTTCAAGAAGCGAGAATTTCGGTGTGCAAAGATCCGATTTACGTAGTATGA